The Herminiimonas arsenitoxidans sequence AAAGGTAGGCACCATCACGGGAACAGGCTGATGTAATTTTTATACAGCCAGGTGTTTTTTAACGTTTTCATCATCCATTTGATCCTGGGTGCCGGAGGCAACCACTTCACCGCGTGACATGACGATAAAAGTATCGGCCAGCTCACGGGCAAAATCGAAATATTGCTCGCACAGCAAGATGCCGATGTCGCCGCGTTCACGCAGCAGCTTGATGACGCGGCCTATGTCCTTGATGATGGATGGCTGTATGCCTTCGGTCGGTTCATCCAGAATGATGAGCTTGGGTTCGGCCAGCAGAGCGCGGGCAATCGCCAGTTGCTGCTGTTGCCCGCCGGATAGATCGCCGCCGCGTCTATGTAACATTTCCTTCAGTACCGGAAACAGTTCGTAGACTTCGCCCTTGATCACCGAGACTTTCTTGCCGGATTTGGTCGCCATACCCATCAACAGGTTTTCTTCTACGGTCAGACGGGCAAAGATTTCACGACCTTGTGGTACGTAGGCGATGCCAAGTGCGGCGCGTTGATGCGGCTTCATTTTGGTGATGTCACGACCTTCGAGACTGACATTGCCAGCGGCAACCGGCAGCACACCCATCAGACATTTCAGTAGCGTGGTTTTGCCGACGCCGTTGCGACCGAGCAGGGACAGGCATTTGCCTTTTTCGACATTGAGCGACACGCCGCGCAAGGTGTGGGCGGCGCCGTAATATTGATTGAGTTGATTAACTTGCAGCATGTTCTTATCTTCCCAAATACACTTCGATGACGCGTTCATCTGATTGCACCTGCTGCATCGTGCCTTCAGCCAGCACCGAACCTTCATGCAGCACGGTGACCTTGCCGCCTTGCGCAATTTCTTCGACAAAGCCCATGTCATGCTCAACCACCATAATGGAATGCTTGCCGCGTAGCTCGTTCAGCAACTCGGCTGTTCGTGCGGTTTCTGCATCGGACATGCCAGCTACCGGTTCATCCAGCAGCAGCAATTGCGGTTCCTGCATTAGCAACATACCGATTTCCAGCCATTGCTTTTGGCCGTGCGAAAGCAGGCCAGCGATGCGATGCTCCTGGCCGTTCAGACGTATCAGCGTAAGAATTTCTTCTATCTTGCCTATCTGCTCCGAATTCAGACGGGCGAATAAGGTCGTTTTCACACGCTTGTCCATCTTCATCGCCAGTTCCAGATTCTCGAAGACGGTATGCTGCTCGAACACTGTCGGTCGCTGGAACTTGCGACCTATGCCAGCGTGCGCGATTTCATATTCGGTCATCTTGGTCAAATCGATGCTTTGGCCGAAGAATGCAGTGCCAGCCGTTGGTCGCGTTTTGCCGGTGATCACATCCATCATCGTGGTCTTGCCCGCACCATTGGGTCCGATAATGCAGCGTAGTTCACCGACCGAGATATCCAGATTCAGATTGTTGATGGCCTTGAAGCCGTCGAAAGAGACGGTGATATTTTCCAGATACAGGATGACGCCGTGCGCGGTGTCCAGACCTTCTGGCTTCAGGCGCGAGTAGGTGACGCCGTGATCGGCGTGTTCATTGTTGTCGACGCGGTCGGATGGTTCGGCCGGATTATAGAGTTCGCTCATACTGCGGCCTCTTCATTCTTTTGTTTCTTGAGTTTTTTGACCAGACCGAGGATGCCTTGTGGCATGAACAGCGTGACCAGGATGAAGATCAATCCCAGCGCGTACAGCCACAGATCAGGGAAGGCAGCGGTAAACCAGCTCTTCAAGCCGTTGACGGTAAATGCACCGATAATGGGGCCGAGCAAGGAGCCGCGCCCACCGACTGCCGCCCAGATCACCATTTCTATCGAATTGGCGGGCGACATTTCTGACGGATTGATGATGCCGACTTGCGGTACGTACAGCGCACCCGCAATGCCGCACAACACGGCGGACAAGGTCCACACGAACAGCTTGAACCACAGGGGGTTGTAGCCGATGAACATCAAGCGCGATTCCGAATCACGCACGCCTTGCAGAACGCGTCCCAACTTGGAAGTGACAATTGCACGGCACAGCAGCAGGGCACCGAGCAGGAAAGCCAGCGTGACCAGATACAGCACAGCCTTGGTTGAAGGGGCAGTAATCGTAAAGCCGAGTATGCGTTTGAAGTCGGTGAAGCCGTTGTTGCCGCCGAAGCCGGTATCGTTGCGGAAGAACAGCAACATGAAGGCGAAGGTCATCGCTTGCGTGATGATGGAAAAGTACACGCCCTTGATGCGCGAGCGGAAGGCGAAGTAGCCAAAGATAAATGCAAGCAGACCCGGCACCAATACCACCAGCAACATCGCGAACCAAAAGTGTTCCGTCATCCACCAGTACCATGGATATTCCTTCCAGTTCAGGAAGACCATGAAGTCAGGCAGATTGCTCTGATATACGCCGTCACGACCGATGGCACGCATCAGATACATGCCGTGTGCGTAACCACCGAGTGCGAAGAACACGCCGTGACCCAGTGAGAGGATGCCGGTGTAACCCCACACCAGATCCAGCGCTAAAGCTGCCATCGCGTAGCACATGAACTTGCCGACCAGTGCGATGGTGTAGCTGGAAATATGCAGCACATGACCAGCCGGAAAGCACAGATTCAAAATAGGCAGCAAAGCCAGCACGATGGCGCAGAAGACGATGCCTATCCAGGCCGGACGTGAAAAGAGGGAAGGTTTCAAGATAGGACTCATTCCACGCTCCTGCCTTTGAGTGCAAACAGGCCTTGAGGGCGTTTTTGGATAAAGACAATGATGAAGACCAGAATCGAGATCTTTGCCAGCACTGCGCCGGCGACCGGTTCGAGGAATTTATTGACCTCACCCAGACCGAATGCGGCAATCACGGTGCCGGCCAACTGACCGACGCCACCCAGCACCACCACCATAAAGGAATCAACGATATAACCTTGACCAAGATCGGGGCCGACATTGCCGAGCTGCGACAACGCGACACCGCCGAGTCCGGCGATGCCGCAACCGAGGCCAAAGGTCATCATGTCTATCTTGCCGGTGGAGACGCCGACGCAAGCTGCCATGCGACGGTTCTGCATCACGGCACGCACGAACAGACCGAGGCGGGTCTTGTTCAGGATCAGCCACACTGCCAGCACCACGAATAGCGCGAAGAAGATGATGACTATACGGTTATACGACAGCACCAGAGAACCGAGCACCGTGATGCCGCCGGACATCCAGCTGGGGTTCGCAACTTCTACGTTTTGTGCGCCGAAGATGGAACGCACCGTTTGCATCAATATCAGGCTGATGCCCCAGGTACAGAGCAGCGTTTCCAAAGGGCGGCCATATAGCCAGCGTATGACCAGACGTTCTAATGCGATACCGACTGCGCCGGCTACGATGAAGGCGGCGGGCAGGGCGACCAGCAGATAGGCGTCGATGGCTTCAGGAAAATATTTGCGAAAGACGAGTTGGCAAACGTAAGTGGTGTACGCACCTATCATCAGCAATTCGCCGTGCGCCATATTGATGATGCCCATCAGGCCGAAGGTGATTGCGAGTCCCAGCGCAGCCAGCAACAAGACGCTGCCTAGCGAAACGCCGTAAAACAGTTTGCCGACGAATTCGGTAATGGTCAGATGACGATTCAATGCAGAGAGTGTGCGCGTTGCTTCACTGCGTACAGCTTCATCAGGTTCGACGTAACTGCCGTCGGGATTCTTCACCAGCATTTGTTCCAGCAGTGGCTTCAGGCTGGCATTGGTCGTGCTGGCGAGCGTCTTGACTGCTGCCTGGCGCGTAGCGGCATCAGGCGCATGCAGATTGGCAGTAGCGACGACTTGTTGCAGCAGTTCCTTGATGGCTGGATCGCTTTCTTTTTCCAGCGCTTTATTGATCAGCGGAATTTGCTCGGGATCGGCTGTTTTCAGCAAGTCGGTAGCGGCAGTCAGACGCGCCTTTCTATCCTGAGAAAACAATTGCAGACCAGAGAGTGCGCTCTCGACCACACCACGCAGACGATTGTTGACGGTGATGCCTTCTGCATCATCCGGTGCAGGGCCGGTTTTGTCGGTAGCGGGATTGAAGGCTTCGGTATCTTCAATGATATATACGTCGCCAGCAGGCGTTGCGTACAGCGCGTCGTTGTTGATCGCGTTCAGTATCTTGCGCGCATCTTCATTTGCGAGTGCGGCGATTTGCGTGACCGCAGCGATACGCGCGTCAGGATCATCACCTGCCAGCGGCTTGAGCAAGGCTGGATCGATGGCTGCATACGCGCTGATCGCTTGCATGCATAACCAGGCACTGAGCAAGCCGGTAGCGAGAATTCTGGAGAACAGTCTCATGGTTTTTTCATGGTGTAGCAAGACGGAATGTCCTGGCCGCGGATCGTGAGATCAGTGCGGAATGCGTCAGGTATGAGATGTATTGCACCGGATGGATAACAATCATCCGGCGCAATACCTACTTGCTAGACACGGTTGCTCTGCAACCGTTGGCGTCGATTACAACTTTTGCTTGGACTCGTTACCTGGAATGTATGGGCTCCAAGGTTGCGCACGGATGGTGGTTTTGGTTTTATTCACTACGTTGAACTGACCATCAGCCTTGATCTCGCCGATCATCACTGGTTTGTGCAAGTGGTGATTGGTTTTGTCCATTTCCAGTGTGTAGCCGGATGGTGCCTTGAAGGTTTGGCCAGCCATTGCTGCGATCACTTTGTCGGTATCGGTGGACTTGGCTTTTTCTACTGCTTGCTTCCACATATAGAGGCCGACGTAGGTTGCTTCCATCGGATCGTTGGTCACTACCGTGTTTGCGTTAGGCAGTTTTTTCGCTACTGCATAGGCTTTCCATTTTTTGATGAAGGCTGCATTGACTGGATTCTTCACCGATTCAAAGTAGTTCCATGCTGCCAGATGGCCGACCAGTGGTTTGGTATCGACGCCGCGCAATTCTTCTTCACCGACCGAGAATGCAACGACAGGAACGTCGGTCGCTTTCAAGCCTGCATTACCCAATTCCTTGTAGAAAGGCACGTTGGAGTCGCCATTGATGGTGGAGATGACCGCTGTCTTGCCGCCTGCTGCGAACTTCTTGATGTTGGCGACGATGGTTTGGTAATCGGAGTGGCCGAACGGTGTGTAGACCTCATCGATATCGGCATCCTTCACACCTTTGCTATGCAGGAAGGAACGTAGAATCTTGTTGGTAGTGCGTGGGTAGACATAGTCAGTACCGAGCAGGACGAAGCGCTTGGCGCCGCCGCCTTCTTTCGACATCAGGTATTCGGTAGCGGGGATGGCTTGCTGATTAGGTGCTGCGCCGGTGTAGAAGACGTTTTTCTCGAGTTCTTCACCTTCGTATTGAACTGGGTAGAACAGCAGGCTGTTGAGTTCCTTGAAGACTGGCAGTACAGATTTGCGTGAAACCGAAGTCCAGCAACCGAAGACGACGGATACCTTGTCTTGCGAGATCAACTGTCGTGCTTTTTCCGCGAACAAAGGCCAGTTGGATGCTGGATCAACGATGACAGCTTCCAGCTTCTTGCCCATGACGCCGCCATTGGCATTGATTTCATCGATCGTCATCAGCGCCACGTCTTTCAACGAGGTTTCGGAGATGGCCATGGTGCCGGAGAGCGAATGCAGGATGCCGACCTTGATAGTGTCAGCGGCAAAAGCGGTGGGAAGCCAGGAAGAAGCTGCTAGTGTGAACGCGCCAAGTGCTGTTGCTTTTAGGATAGTGCGACGTGACATGAAGTGCTCCTACAGTGAAAGGAAGAATCAATGAGAGTAACGAACCGCCTTGTTGCTTTAGCAGAATGCATGCCAATTGCCGGGAGCAGCAAAGATGCCGGTTAGCCCTGATTTACAAGATTTGGAGCAAGCGACATGCATTGCACGCACCGTTTAGGTGATGATCAATGTGGCAATGGTGCGGGTAAAATAAATGCGCCCTTAAATGGGGCGCATATTTGGGCGTACGTATGCAGGGGTGCTTTTTAGAGAGGGAAATTGATGTGCGTTAACTTTTTGTGAAATTTTGGACAAGAATTTGCACCGTTGCAGATAGACACAGCAACCGCATAATCAATGCCAGCAACGCATCAGGCGTCAAAGTGGTGCGTGTAATAAAGCCTTATCTATCTGCCATATCGATGCTGGATCACGTATTCTGCGTGCCCCATTCGGCAATGAAGGTATCGCGGAAGTCATATATCCATTCCAATCGTTGTTCACCCAATTTGCGACCGGCATCGGTTTGCATGCTGGCAGGAAGTTTGGCCAGCTTGACTTCGATGTGATCCAGCGCATAACGCCTGTCATCCAGTTCGCGTCGAGATCCAATCGGATCATCAGAATGCGCAAGCTCGCTACCCATGCGACCAGCGATGTAAAACAGTCGCGCCAATCCAACTGCACCCAAGGCATCGAGCCTGTCGGCATCCTGCACGATGCGCGCTTCTATCGTGAGTGGTGTGATGTTGGCAGAAAAACTGTGCGCTTCAATGGCGTGCGCAAGAGGTGCCAATTTATCCGATGGGAAATTCATCGCCTCCAATTGACGGCAGGCGAGTTGCGCGGCTTGTCGTGATGCCAGATGGCGATCAGGATCATTCTTGGCCAGATTAACTAAATCATGCAGATAGCACGCCGCTTGTACGACGAGCGCATCTGCTTCCGGATGGTCGGTCAGCAGCGTTTGTGCGGTTTGCCAGACTCTGTGCAAATGATTGATGTCATGCGCGCCGTCGTTCCCGGCGGCTTCTGTGGCTAGCGTAATAAAACGCTGCTGCCATGTATGGGATGCGAGATTCATATTGTGTAGTTGTCGTGATGGCTGAGTGCGGATACGAGAGGCTTCTTTTGTATCGACTCTGAAAGCTGATGGCTAAGCATGATACCAGCAGCATCACACTGTATTGGAGAGTATTGGCCAGCTTGCGATACGCAAGTGTTAGCGGCATTTACTTGCGGAGAAATTGACTGTTGAGTGCAAGACTGAATTGGAAACGAACTAAAAAATCAGACGGCGGGTGCCGTCTGATTTGGTCCAAGTACTTTAGCGTTCTTTTCGCTCTTCTTGTTTAGCAGGATGCGGGCGTTCTTGCGCATGCTGTTGAGTCTGTGGATGGGGCTGTTGAGCTTGTGGATGTGGTGCCTGCATATGCTGCGGCTGCGGTTGTGGACGTGATTGTTCTGGACGTGGTTGTTGCTGTGCAGAGTGTTGCTGCACTTGTGGATGAAATTGTTGCTGCTGTTGCTGTTGCTGTTGCATTTGCGGTCTGACCTGCGGTTCAGGGTTAGAGCGCACAGCTCTGTTTTCTCTCTCCATATGTTGCTGTTGGTGCATCTCGTTTTGTTGACCACCAGTCGAACGCAGCGTATTTGGCGAAGGCGCCGTATGCACAGGATTTTGCTGTCTGTTCTCTGTACTCAAGGTATGTTGCTGTCCGTTTGAATGCTGGAACCCAGTGGAATTCAGGCGTTGTCCGGTTTCGGACTGAGGACGTTCAACGCCGCGATTATTGGCATGCGGTGGCACATCTCGCGTTTGTGCTGAATGTAGCGTGTTTGTATTGTGCTGCGGGCCAGGTCCAGTCTGTGCTGGACGTGCACCTTGATGTGTATCAGCAGCATTGAAGTGCGGCATGGTCATGGGGCCGTTTTGCGGTTGCGTATGCGTGCCAAAGTTTTGCGGATGAACATTCTGTGCACCACCGCTGAAGTTAGGACGACTTGCATTATTGTTGACTGCAGGAACATTGTTGTTCGGTCCACCAAAGTTGTTGGTGATGTGTGAAGAATTATTGTTGCGGTTAATGATGGTCGTCGATTTCGTTATATAGGTCGAATTGTTATAGGTCACAGCGGGGCGATTCCAGCCATTGCCACCACCATAATCCGGACCGGAACCAGGGCCGCGACCGCCCCAGTTCATGCCCCAGGAATGCCAGCCCCAGCCATCATGATGGCTGATGGCATTGCCAACCAGGATGCCAATGCCGAAGGAGATGATGCCGGTCGTGATCAAGTTGCCGGAGCTGTAGCCAGGGTTGTACGCGTAACTTGGATAAACAGGAATCGGCGCGCCATAGACAACCGCAGGATTGTAATGAGGCACATAGACCATATCCGGTTGCGCTGATTCAATCACGATGGTTTGCGATGGTGGCGCTATGACCGAATAGCCTGATTCATCCGCGTAGCCAGGCGGTGGTGCTGGACGCGGGTTGGATGTCACGCGCATTTGCTGAGAATTTTTAAGATTACCGGCTTGTTGCGCACGCAAGCGCATAGTCTGTATGGCGTTCATCACATCGTTAGGATCGTTGGCATAGGCTTCGCCAAGCGCTGTCGTCCATTGGATGTTATTTGCCATCTGCGCGAGTACGGCAGGGAAGGCGGTCAATGATTTGACGCTGACGTCCCAAGGTTGCAGATTTGCCGCATTTTGCAATGCGTCACCTTTCAATGTTGGGTTTTGCCCTAGCCATTGATTGGCTGCGGTAATTTGATCAGGATAGGTCGCGCCGGCCAAAACTTGTGCAACCAGTTTGTCAGGAAACAATGCTATCGGTGCGACCATCTGCGATAACTGATCAGCAGTTGGTGGTGTGTAAGGCGCTGGTGTGGGTGTCGGCGTAGTAGCAACGGGAGGTGTTGCCGGAGTTTCTGCTTTGTTGCAGCCTGCAAGAGCAAGCAGACTAATAACCAGTGATGAGGCTACCAAAGTGGAGAAGTTGTTGTTATTCGCTTTCATGTTGCGCACCTGTCAGCTTGTATGATGGCGGGCCGCACATGCGGTCCTGTCCCGATGTATGTTCAACGCCTGGAATTGCTGCAGAGTTGACCCTGATCTTGTTACGGACTGTAACAGCGATGTAGAGGTTGCTACCGTGCAATCAAGTACAAATGTTGATGAGTCTTTATTAAGACTCTATCGATGACAAGACAGTTCCTAGAAGCATATTACGAATAGGTAATGTAGGCTGATCACCTTGCCTTAAAAGCTATACCCGCAAATCTGCAACTTCCTGCAATATCCCTGCAAGTTTGTCCTTGCCTGCAGATGACATAGGCGTCATAGGCAGACGCAAGTTATCGTTCATTTTTCCTTGTATTGCCAATGCGGCTTTGATCGGGCCTGGATTTGGTTCTGAAAACAGTAGTCGTATGAGCGGCAACAGCGCATGGAAGATGATGGATGCCTGCTCGGTTTGTCCTGCACGCATCAAATCAACGATGCGTACAAAAAGATCGGGGCGTATATGCGCACCTGCCGAGATCGCGCCATGTCCACCTAGCTCAAGTGTAGTTAGGAGCAGGGCATCATCGCCTGATAGTACTTTCAATGAAGTATTGTTGATAATCTTCATTAACTGTGAAACATCGCCGCTACTTTCTTTGATAGCGATAAAGTGCGGATCCATCGCCAATGTGGCGACAGTCGATGCGTCGATATTGACGCCGGTACGCGCAGGGATGTTGTAGATGATGATGGGTAGATCAGTCTGCGATGCGACCGCTTGAAAGTGCCACAGTATGCCTTCTTGCGATGGACGTACATAGGATGGCGCAGAGAGTAAATAAGCTGCGGGCGCATAGTGGTTGTAGCTTTTTACTTTTTCAGCGACTACGCGTGTATTGCTGCCGCTGACTCCCATCGCGACAGGGCAACGCGCGCCTACGGCTTCGATAATTGCACATAGCAATGTTGCCTGTTCGTGCTCACTTAATGCGGCTGCTTCACCCGTTGTACCGCAGACGACTATCCCATGAATACCCTTGTCAACCAGATCAGCCGCGAGGCGCTGCGCTGCATCGAGTGCGACTTCGCCATTATGGAATGGCGTCACGATAGGAACCCAAATGCCTTCAAAAGCTGTCATTACTTTTCTTTCTGATGCTGAAAATAGATTTACGCATTAGCCGTGCGTGATTTGACCAAACTCTGCGCTGGGTAAGGCGCGCATCACGGCATCCATGACCATATCGCTTGCCGGATTGCTCATGCATAGCCATACCTTGATCTTTGTCGCGTGTGCGATAGGCTGTGTGCGTATGAAGACTATCCATTCGCCGCAGGTACGCATGACGAGATGCCGTAGTTCTGCAACACAATCAGCGCTGATCGTCAGCAGCATCAGACATTCATTGTTCTTTGCCTGTATTGGATGCCCGGCAGCATCTGTCGATTGAGTATTTTTTGTTGCTGCAGAATCGTAGATAGATGAGACAGAGTTCGATGATGGCTTCAATGCAAGCTCATTCATGCGATCAAGTTTTGATGATGTATGCGATGCAGTGGAGGGCGTAAAAGAGGGCGCAGCGATGGACTTGCCGGTTTCAGAATGGGTGATGCTTAAAGAGTTTGTTGTCGACTGGTTTGCTAGCGAGCTGAAATGTCGTATTGCTGATTGCGTGTGCATCAAGGTCAAGCGATTCATGAGAACCTGCTTCGTCGTTATGATGACAAGCAGATTAGCAGCCTGAATATAAAAATTTTCTAAAAGATTAGGGCTAATGTGTAAACGAAATATATAAACGCGTACTTGTGGCCTGATTCTCTATCTGCTTGTTAAACGGGCTTGAGTCGTGATGACCCAAGCCCGTTCATCAATGATGACAACGATAGCAATTTAGCGTGTCAGCGTCTCCAGTGCTGGTTTGTTTGCACCGCGTTCGCCCAGCACCAATTGCACCACTACAGCGACGGCAATATTCAGTGCCAATGCCAGCAAGCCTGTATAGATCGTATAGCCGGAACCACCTAGCATCAATGTATGTACAGGTTTGATGCCATCCGAGAAGGCCAGCCAACTACCGCCTGCCATACCAATCGCCCAACCAGCCAACAGAGCTGGAGCGCGGAACCAGCAGAAGAACAGGCCGAATACGACGGCAGGGAATGTTTGCAATATCCATACACCGCCCAGCAATTGCAGATCGAGAGCGAACTGGGTAGGCAGGAACAGGATGAAAACCAGGGCACCGACTTTGACCACCAACGATACGATTTTTGCCACTTGCTGCTCACCGGCTGGCGTGATGGCTGGATTGACATAAGGTTTCCAGAAGTTACGTGTGAACAAATTAGATGCACCGATAGACATCACCGCTGCTGGCACCAATGCACCGATCGCAATGGCTGCGAAGGCGAAACCAGTGAACCAGCTTGGGAACAATGCGTTGAACAATGCAGGCACCACATCATTGTTGCTTGTGATCTTGATGCCAGCAGCGTGTCCCATGAAGCCCAGCAGTGCGATCAAGCCAAGCAGCACGGTATAGGCTGGCAGGAAGACTGCATTTTTCCTGATCGTGTCAGCACTTTTTGCTGCAAAAATACCGGTCAGCGTATGCGGATACATGAACGCCGCCATCGCAGAACCGAGTGCCAGCGTGGCAAACGGCAGGATCTGTTGCGGCTGCAGGAAAAGTCCGGTGGCACCACCTTTGGCAGCGAAGGCTGCGCCGGCGGAAGAGAACACTGCGCCGTAGCCACCGAGTCTCATCGGTACCAACACAATGGCAACCAGCACCACGATGTAAATCATCAAATCCTTCACGAACGCAATCAGGGCTGGTGCGCGCAAGCCTGCTGAATAAGTGTAGAGCGCGAGAATGATGAACGCTGCGGCCAAAGGTAATTCACCTGTCAGACCGAGCGCCTTGATAACCACTTCCATACCGACCAACTGCAACGCGATGTACGGCATGGTGGCGATGACGCCAGTGATTGCTACTGCAAATTCCAGCGTGCGTGAACTATAGCGTCCGTACACGACGTCAGCAGCAGTAACATGCCCAGCACGATGCGCCGCATTCCACAGTTTCGGCATGATGGCGAACACGATAGGGTAGACGATGATCGTATAGGGAAGAGCGAAGAAACCATACGCGCCGACTGCATAAACCAGTGCTGGTACGGCGATGACGGTGTATGCGGTATAGAAATCACCGCCGACGAGGAACCACGTAATCCAGGTACCGAAGTTACGC is a genomic window containing:
- the urtC gene encoding urea ABC transporter permease subunit UrtC; this encodes MSPILKPSLFSRPAWIGIVFCAIVLALLPILNLCFPAGHVLHISSYTIALVGKFMCYAMAALALDLVWGYTGILSLGHGVFFALGGYAHGMYLMRAIGRDGVYQSNLPDFMVFLNWKEYPWYWWMTEHFWFAMLLVVLVPGLLAFIFGYFAFRSRIKGVYFSIITQAMTFAFMLLFFRNDTGFGGNNGFTDFKRILGFTITAPSTKAVLYLVTLAFLLGALLLCRAIVTSKLGRVLQGVRDSESRLMFIGYNPLWFKLFVWTLSAVLCGIAGALYVPQVGIINPSEMSPANSIEMVIWAAVGGRGSLLGPIIGAFTVNGLKSWFTAAFPDLWLYALGLIFILVTLFMPQGILGLVKKLKKQKNEEAAV
- the urtB gene encoding urea ABC transporter permease subunit UrtB, with amino-acid sequence MRLFSRILATGLLSAWLCMQAISAYAAIDPALLKPLAGDDPDARIAAVTQIAALANEDARKILNAINNDALYATPAGDVYIIEDTEAFNPATDKTGPAPDDAEGITVNNRLRGVVESALSGLQLFSQDRKARLTAATDLLKTADPEQIPLINKALEKESDPAIKELLQQVVATANLHAPDAATRQAAVKTLASTTNASLKPLLEQMLVKNPDGSYVEPDEAVRSEATRTLSALNRHLTITEFVGKLFYGVSLGSVLLLAALGLAITFGLMGIINMAHGELLMIGAYTTYVCQLVFRKYFPEAIDAYLLVALPAAFIVAGAVGIALERLVIRWLYGRPLETLLCTWGISLILMQTVRSIFGAQNVEVANPSWMSGGITVLGSLVLSYNRIVIIFFALFVVLAVWLILNKTRLGLFVRAVMQNRRMAACVGVSTGKIDMMTFGLGCGIAGLGGVALSQLGNVGPDLGQGYIVDSFMVVVLGGVGQLAGTVIAAFGLGEVNKFLEPVAGAVLAKISILVFIIVFIQKRPQGLFALKGRSVE
- the urtD gene encoding urea ABC transporter ATP-binding protein UrtD; the encoded protein is MSELYNPAEPSDRVDNNEHADHGVTYSRLKPEGLDTAHGVILYLENITVSFDGFKAINNLNLDISVGELRCIIGPNGAGKTTMMDVITGKTRPTAGTAFFGQSIDLTKMTEYEIAHAGIGRKFQRPTVFEQHTVFENLELAMKMDKRVKTTLFARLNSEQIGKIEEILTLIRLNGQEHRIAGLLSHGQKQWLEIGMLLMQEPQLLLLDEPVAGMSDAETARTAELLNELRGKHSIMVVEHDMGFVEEIAQGGKVTVLHEGSVLAEGTMQQVQSDERVIEVYLGR
- the urtE gene encoding urea ABC transporter ATP-binding subunit UrtE, producing the protein MLQVNQLNQYYGAAHTLRGVSLNVEKGKCLSLLGRNGVGKTTLLKCLMGVLPVAAGNVSLEGRDITKMKPHQRAALGIAYVPQGREIFARLTVEENLLMGMATKSGKKVSVIKGEVYELFPVLKEMLHRRGGDLSGGQQQQLAIARALLAEPKLIILDEPTEGIQPSIIKDIGRVIKLLRERGDIGILLCEQYFDFARELADTFIVMSRGEVVASGTQDQMDDENVKKHLAV
- a CDS encoding DUF3300 domain-containing protein, which gives rise to MKANNNNFSTLVASSLVISLLALAGCNKAETPATPPVATTPTPTPAPYTPPTADQLSQMVAPIALFPDKLVAQVLAGATYPDQITAANQWLGQNPTLKGDALQNAANLQPWDVSVKSLTAFPAVLAQMANNIQWTTALGEAYANDPNDVMNAIQTMRLRAQQAGNLKNSQQMRVTSNPRPAPPPGYADESGYSVIAPPSQTIVIESAQPDMVYVPHYNPAVVYGAPIPVYPSYAYNPGYSSGNLITTGIISFGIGILVGNAISHHDGWGWHSWGMNWGGRGPGSGPDYGGGNGWNRPAVTYNNSTYITKSTTIINRNNNSSHITNNFGGPNNNVPAVNNNASRPNFSGGAQNVHPQNFGTHTQPQNGPMTMPHFNAADTHQGARPAQTGPGPQHNTNTLHSAQTRDVPPHANNRGVERPQSETGQRLNSTGFQHSNGQQHTLSTENRQQNPVHTAPSPNTLRSTGGQQNEMHQQQHMERENRAVRSNPEPQVRPQMQQQQQQQQQFHPQVQQHSAQQQPRPEQSRPQPQPQHMQAPHPQAQQPHPQTQQHAQERPHPAKQEERKER
- the urtA gene encoding urea ABC transporter substrate-binding protein, yielding MSRRTILKATALGAFTLAASSWLPTAFAADTIKVGILHSLSGTMAISETSLKDVALMTIDEINANGGVMGKKLEAVIVDPASNWPLFAEKARQLISQDKVSVVFGCWTSVSRKSVLPVFKELNSLLFYPVQYEGEELEKNVFYTGAAPNQQAIPATEYLMSKEGGGAKRFVLLGTDYVYPRTTNKILRSFLHSKGVKDADIDEVYTPFGHSDYQTIVANIKKFAAGGKTAVISTINGDSNVPFYKELGNAGLKATDVPVVAFSVGEEELRGVDTKPLVGHLAAWNYFESVKNPVNAAFIKKWKAYAVAKKLPNANTVVTNDPMEATYVGLYMWKQAVEKAKSTDTDKVIAAMAGQTFKAPSGYTLEMDKTNHHLHKPVMIGEIKADGQFNVVNKTKTTIRAQPWSPYIPGNESKQKL
- the dapA gene encoding 4-hydroxy-tetrahydrodipicolinate synthase produces the protein MTAFEGIWVPIVTPFHNGEVALDAAQRLAADLVDKGIHGIVVCGTTGEAAALSEHEQATLLCAIIEAVGARCPVAMGVSGSNTRVVAEKVKSYNHYAPAAYLLSAPSYVRPSQEGILWHFQAVASQTDLPIIIYNIPARTGVNIDASTVATLAMDPHFIAIKESSGDVSQLMKIINNTSLKVLSGDDALLLTTLELGGHGAISAGAHIRPDLFVRIVDLMRAGQTEQASIIFHALLPLIRLLFSEPNPGPIKAALAIQGKMNDNLRLPMTPMSSAGKDKLAGILQEVADLRV
- a CDS encoding HD domain-containing protein, translated to MNLASHTWQQRFITLATEAAGNDGAHDINHLHRVWQTAQTLLTDHPEADALVVQAACYLHDLVNLAKNDPDRHLASRQAAQLACRQLEAMNFPSDKLAPLAHAIEAHSFSANITPLTIEARIVQDADRLDALGAVGLARLFYIAGRMGSELAHSDDPIGSRRELDDRRYALDHIEVKLAKLPASMQTDAGRKLGEQRLEWIYDFRDTFIAEWGTQNT